A stretch of the Thiomicrorhabdus xiamenensis genome encodes the following:
- the tatC gene encoding twin-arginine translocase subunit TatC has product MSESALPPNDKEMTLVQHLLDLKTSLTRGILAILVFFLCLFPFANEIYTYIADPLTRYLPQDTSMIATAVASPFLTPFKLSFVLAIYLAMPFLLYQLWRFIAPALYSHEKQLVAPILFFSSFLFYAGGAFAFYVVFPLVFGFLSTTAPEGVTVATDIAAYLDFVIKMFFAFGMAFEVPVVTVLLILTGMVRADKLSHARPYIIVGAFVIGMLLTPPDIISQTLLAVPMWLLFELGLLVGAYVVKKRVQNSEEEEDEEFYHNEDDYNAAQAKKSASEQSSNSVNTATAKKASDEPEIEFDDRYADQVDDDLDWDDEFDRIDSEMQKLEREYDERTKKKQDSDKPENANSPKPDAQDKEPQESASETGDQSKNEPSDTTDSKKP; this is encoded by the coding sequence ATGAGCGAATCGGCGCTACCACCTAATGATAAAGAGATGACACTGGTTCAGCATCTGCTGGATCTGAAAACCAGTCTGACTCGCGGTATTCTTGCGATTCTGGTCTTTTTCCTGTGTCTGTTTCCTTTTGCGAATGAGATTTATACCTACATCGCAGATCCGCTGACGCGCTATCTACCGCAAGATACCAGCATGATCGCGACAGCGGTTGCCTCACCTTTCCTGACGCCGTTCAAGTTAAGCTTCGTCCTGGCAATCTATCTGGCGATGCCCTTCCTGCTTTACCAGCTATGGCGCTTTATTGCACCGGCACTTTACAGCCATGAAAAGCAGTTGGTTGCACCGATTCTGTTTTTCAGCTCATTCCTGTTCTATGCCGGCGGCGCCTTCGCTTTCTATGTTGTTTTCCCGCTGGTATTTGGCTTCTTATCGACCACGGCACCTGAAGGGGTCACCGTAGCAACAGACATCGCAGCCTACCTGGATTTTGTCATCAAGATGTTCTTCGCCTTCGGAATGGCTTTTGAAGTTCCGGTCGTAACGGTTCTGTTGATATTGACCGGTATGGTCAGAGCGGACAAACTCAGTCACGCCAGACCGTACATTATTGTCGGCGCATTCGTTATCGGCATGCTTCTGACGCCACCGGACATCATTTCGCAAACACTTCTGGCCGTTCCTATGTGGCTTCTTTTCGAACTCGGCTTGCTGGTCGGTGCTTATGTCGTTAAGAAACGTGTGCAAAATAGCGAAGAAGAGGAAGACGAGGAGTTCTACCACAACGAAGACGACTATAATGCCGCCCAGGCGAAAAAATCAGCTTCGGAACAGAGCTCCAATTCCGTGAACACTGCAACGGCAAAGAAAGCATCTGACGAGCCGGAAATTGAGTTCGATGACCGCTATGCCGATCAGGTTGATGATGATCTCGACTGGGATGACGAGTTCGATCGCATCGACTCCGAAATGCAGAAGTTGGAACGCGAGTATGATGAGCGTACCAAGAAAAAACAGGATTCCGATAAACCGGAAAACGCAAACTCGCCGAAACCAGATGCTCAGGACAAAGAGCCGCAGGAGTCAGCAAGTGAGACAGGCGATCAGTCGAAAAACGAACCGTCGGATACAACGGATAGTAAAAAGCCTTAA
- a CDS encoding thioredoxin domain-containing protein: protein MRQAISRKTNRRIQRIVKSLKSPFKNARSITAGVFAFSALLFLPPCPAQQAASPLAQHPSLYLAMHANDPVNWMLWQKNALQLAQRNNKLILLSSGYFSCHWCHVMQQEVYQNPSSAQLLNDRFISIKVDRELNPQLDSQMLEFARKYHGSAGWPQHLILTPDGLPITAFTYLPNAKLQKLLTTVDKLWKEYPDKIHKLAKSAIPDRNQTVTEWNPLRFQKALYQQLRERMDEFSGGLNGSNKFPKSPLLLALIQEKSLPEPIEDWLLLSLQKMAGEHLFDHLYGGFFRYTIDPEWQIPHFEKMLYDNAQLLQLYLLADLRWPNHGFAATAEATLRYLRETLYSPRLKLYLGSQSAIDSKGHEGGGYLFSKRQLAAILPENALRQVQTEWFAFPEPFASGYLIKPTSHNWEAIRNRLLQKRPKPDMPIDSKAITGWNALLLKALLTAEIWRSQQTNLDATPHLAKSPEYAQELATELLALSRRQQIPRALTDPETSQGLEGEATLSDLSFLWDALKAWKKRQRMDLGLSNLERQVKKFKTSDGWEPSHQLRLYPQSYYVFKDDAIPGGSVKLGCDFIDIKIDRTDFYQNPMHYASYLLLDKYR, encoded by the coding sequence GTGAGACAGGCGATCAGTCGAAAAACGAACCGTCGGATACAACGGATAGTAAAAAGCCTTAAGTCGCCATTCAAGAACGCCCGCTCCATCACTGCGGGCGTTTTTGCATTTAGCGCTCTGCTATTTTTGCCGCCTTGCCCGGCTCAACAAGCCGCTTCTCCGCTTGCACAGCACCCCAGCCTCTATCTGGCCATGCACGCCAATGATCCAGTAAACTGGATGCTGTGGCAGAAAAACGCCCTGCAACTTGCCCAGCGCAACAATAAACTCATCCTGCTCTCCAGCGGTTATTTCTCCTGCCACTGGTGTCATGTCATGCAACAAGAGGTTTATCAAAACCCGTCTAGTGCTCAACTGCTGAACGACAGATTCATCAGCATTAAGGTAGATCGGGAACTGAATCCGCAGCTCGATAGCCAGATGCTTGAGTTTGCCAGAAAATACCACGGCTCGGCGGGCTGGCCGCAACATCTGATTCTTACGCCCGACGGCCTTCCCATTACCGCCTTTACCTATCTGCCGAATGCAAAACTGCAAAAGTTACTCACGACTGTGGATAAGTTGTGGAAAGAATATCCGGATAAAATCCATAAACTGGCAAAATCCGCCATTCCCGATAGAAATCAAACTGTTACAGAGTGGAATCCGCTTCGATTCCAGAAGGCACTTTATCAACAGCTTCGCGAACGTATGGACGAATTCAGCGGAGGCTTAAACGGTAGCAATAAATTCCCTAAAAGCCCCTTGCTGCTGGCACTTATCCAAGAGAAATCACTTCCTGAACCAATCGAAGACTGGCTCCTTTTGAGCTTACAGAAAATGGCTGGCGAACACCTTTTCGACCACCTGTACGGCGGGTTTTTCCGCTATACAATCGATCCGGAATGGCAAATACCGCATTTTGAAAAGATGCTGTACGACAATGCTCAACTGCTGCAACTCTACCTGCTTGCGGATTTACGCTGGCCAAATCACGGATTTGCCGCCACGGCTGAAGCGACCCTGCGCTATCTACGCGAAACGCTGTATTCGCCGCGGCTCAAACTCTACCTTGGCAGCCAGTCGGCAATCGACTCCAAAGGGCACGAAGGCGGTGGATACCTCTTCAGCAAAAGACAGCTTGCCGCAATTCTTCCCGAAAACGCTTTGCGACAGGTGCAAACGGAATGGTTTGCATTTCCGGAGCCCTTTGCATCCGGTTATCTGATTAAGCCAACCTCCCACAACTGGGAGGCCATCAGAAACCGACTGCTACAGAAACGCCCCAAACCTGACATGCCGATTGACAGCAAAGCCATAACCGGCTGGAACGCCTTGCTTTTAAAAGCACTGCTGACGGCCGAAATATGGCGTTCACAACAAACCAATCTTGACGCTACGCCCCATCTGGCAAAATCACCCGAGTATGCACAGGAATTAGCAACCGAGTTATTGGCTTTAAGCCGACGACAACAGATACCACGTGCTTTGACCGACCCTGAGACGTCACAGGGACTTGAAGGCGAGGCTACGCTTTCCGATTTGAGCTTTCTATGGGATGCGCTGAAGGCTTGGAAAAAACGGCAACGGATGGACCTCGGCCTTTCCAATCTAGAAAGGCAAGTGAAGAAATTTAAAACCAGTGACGGCTGGGAGCCTTCACACCAACTCCGCCTCTATCCGCAATCATATTATGTGTTTAAGGATGACGCGATTCCGGGCGGGAGCGTCAAACTGGGCTGTGACTTTATCGACATAAAAATCGACCGCACGGACTTTTATCAGAACCCCATGCACTACGCCTCTTACCTGCTTTTGGATAAATACCGCTAA
- the tatA gene encoding Sec-independent protein translocase subunit TatA encodes MGISIWQLLIILAIVLVLFGAKRLRNVGSDLGGAIKGFKSAMKDEEAKKDEKADADKLEQKDGENVFTVSAEEKKAEDKKDKA; translated from the coding sequence ATGGGAATCAGCATTTGGCAGCTACTTATTATCCTTGCCATCGTTTTAGTTTTATTCGGTGCTAAGCGTCTTCGCAACGTCGGCAGCGACCTTGGCGGCGCGATCAAAGGCTTCAAGTCCGCTATGAAAGACGAAGAAGCTAAAAAAGACGAAAAGGCTGACGCTGATAAGCTGGAACAGAAAGACGGTGAAAACGTCTTTACCGTATCAGCCGAAGAAAAGAAAGCTGAAGACAAAAAAGACAAAGCTTAA
- a CDS encoding ComF family protein, translating to MHWLEAWLIPPRSVLSNAVGDGLDLSAEERSRLPRVHSICPVCAGISADGQICGQCLRSPPAFDLTQVAFFYRPPIVELIHDLKYHRQTANARLLAELYLEEIEAKLLNSRIEAIVPVPVHPLRRRERGYNQAELLARIVAGRLGLPVVRNAVRRVKNTPSQTHLDVVERKRNLRRAFEVDTQKLNGLKRLAIMDDVMTTGATIQSLAEQLKQQSDAEFIAAWVIAKTE from the coding sequence ATGCACTGGTTAGAAGCCTGGCTGATCCCGCCGAGATCGGTTCTGAGCAACGCCGTGGGAGACGGCTTGGATTTATCCGCAGAGGAACGCAGCCGGCTTCCCAGAGTCCATTCGATCTGTCCCGTTTGTGCCGGAATTTCTGCTGACGGCCAGATTTGCGGACAATGCCTGCGGTCACCTCCGGCATTTGATCTAACGCAAGTTGCCTTCTTTTATCGTCCACCTATCGTCGAATTGATCCATGATTTGAAATATCATCGGCAGACGGCAAATGCCCGTCTGCTTGCCGAGCTGTACCTTGAAGAGATCGAGGCGAAATTATTGAACTCGCGTATCGAAGCGATTGTACCGGTACCGGTTCACCCTCTGCGGCGCCGTGAAAGAGGCTATAATCAGGCGGAGCTTTTGGCTCGTATCGTGGCCGGGCGTTTGGGTTTGCCAGTTGTTCGCAATGCGGTGCGCAGAGTCAAAAACACGCCGTCGCAGACGCATCTTGATGTTGTTGAACGCAAGCGTAATCTGCGCCGGGCATTTGAAGTGGATACGCAGAAATTAAACGGCCTGAAGCGCTTGGCCATAATGGACGATGTGATGACCACAGGGGCCACTATTCAATCTTTGGCTGAGCAACTTAAACAGCAGAGTGACGCCGAGTTTATTGCGGCTTGGGTCATTGCAAAAACCGAATAA
- a CDS encoding cation diffusion facilitator family transporter: MHSHHHSVGSKSFGGQHNHVAEHSGHSQKKIMIAAIITASYMLVEIIGGLWVNSIALVADGVHMLTDAMALAIAWWGFHIARRPANERMTFGYQRFQILTAFVNGFTLLLIVGGIIFMAIERFIQPQEIMGKEMFVIAVIGLLNNLLVFWILHSGDQHNMNMRGATLHFLGDTLGSVAVILGAILIYYTGWTPIDPILSILMATIIGVGAYRLTRESAHILLEGVPAGYEIAAIKQDLEARFDYLREVYHIHIWAIAEDQVMMTLHARTDMSHINEQTLADIKDYLHHEHKIHHVTVQLENGVSAEAKD; encoded by the coding sequence ATGCACAGTCACCATCATTCCGTCGGTAGCAAGTCTTTTGGCGGGCAGCACAACCATGTTGCAGAGCACAGCGGCCATAGCCAGAAAAAAATCATGATTGCGGCGATTATTACCGCCAGTTATATGCTGGTGGAGATTATCGGCGGTTTATGGGTCAATTCCATTGCTCTGGTCGCTGATGGGGTACACATGCTTACCGATGCCATGGCGTTGGCCATTGCCTGGTGGGGTTTTCACATCGCGCGACGTCCAGCCAATGAGCGCATGACCTTTGGCTATCAGCGTTTTCAGATTCTGACCGCTTTCGTCAACGGTTTTACATTGCTGTTGATTGTCGGCGGGATCATTTTCATGGCGATTGAACGCTTTATTCAGCCGCAGGAGATTATGGGCAAAGAAATGTTCGTGATCGCGGTAATCGGGTTGCTGAATAATCTACTGGTGTTCTGGATTCTGCATTCCGGGGATCAGCATAATATGAATATGCGTGGGGCGACGCTGCACTTTCTGGGCGATACTCTGGGATCGGTTGCGGTCATTCTGGGGGCGATTCTGATCTACTACACCGGCTGGACGCCGATCGATCCGATTCTCTCCATTTTAATGGCGACCATTATCGGTGTCGGCGCTTATCGACTGACGCGCGAGTCTGCGCATATTCTGCTTGAGGGCGTTCCCGCCGGCTATGAGATTGCCGCAATCAAGCAAGACCTCGAAGCGCGTTTTGATTACCTCAGAGAGGTGTATCACATTCATATCTGGGCGATTGCCGAGGATCAGGTGATGATGACCCTGCATGCCCGAACCGACATGTCGCATATCAATGAACAGACGTTGGCTGACATCAAAGACTACCTGCACCACGAACATAAAATTCATCATGTAACGGTACAGCTGGAAAACGGTGTTTCTGCCGAAGCGAAGGATTAA
- a CDS encoding histidine triad nucleotide-binding protein produces MNQEKSIFSKIIDREIPADIVYEDDKCIVIHDINPKARVHLLIIPKKPIDTLFDLKPEDRDLMGHMMLLLPQLANAQGLDGFKTQINTGASGGQEVFHIHIHLMGN; encoded by the coding sequence ATGAATCAGGAAAAATCGATTTTCAGCAAAATCATCGACCGGGAAATCCCCGCCGATATCGTCTACGAAGACGACAAATGTATCGTGATCCACGATATTAACCCCAAAGCACGGGTTCATCTGCTGATTATCCCCAAAAAACCGATTGATACCTTGTTCGACCTCAAACCGGAAGACCGGGATCTGATGGGACACATGATGCTGCTTTTACCGCAGCTGGCCAATGCGCAAGGGCTGGACGGATTCAAAACACAAATCAATACCGGTGCTTCCGGCGGACAGGAAGTCTTCCATATTCATATACACTTAATGGGTAACTAA
- the hisB gene encoding imidazoleglycerol-phosphate dehydratase HisB: MRTATIKRDTLETQIEISVNLDGQGEAKLDTGVPFFEHMLDQIARHGMIDIDIKANGDLHIDDHHTVEDVGITLGQAIAKAVGDKKGITRYGHAYVPLDEALSRVVIDLSGRPGLEFHCDFTREQIGTFETQLVMEFFQGFVNHCGASLHIDNIRGINAHHQAETIFKAFGRALRMALSADERMAGKMPSTKGSL, translated from the coding sequence ATGCGAACGGCAACCATAAAGCGAGACACTTTAGAAACCCAAATCGAAATCAGCGTAAACCTGGACGGGCAAGGTGAAGCCAAATTAGATACTGGTGTACCTTTTTTCGAGCATATGCTTGATCAGATCGCCCGCCACGGCATGATCGACATAGACATCAAAGCCAACGGCGACTTGCATATCGATGATCACCATACGGTTGAAGACGTAGGCATCACCCTTGGTCAGGCCATCGCCAAAGCCGTGGGCGATAAAAAAGGCATCACCCGCTACGGTCACGCTTATGTCCCGCTGGATGAAGCGCTTTCCCGCGTGGTAATTGACCTGTCCGGCCGCCCGGGCTTGGAGTTCCACTGCGATTTCACCCGTGAACAGATCGGTACCTTTGAAACCCAGTTGGTCATGGAATTCTTTCAGGGCTTTGTCAACCACTGCGGCGCTTCTCTGCATATCGACAATATCCGCGGCATTAACGCACACCACCAGGCGGAAACCATTTTCAAAGCCTTCGGTCGTGCACTGCGCATGGCACTGAGTGCGGATGAACGCATGGCCGGGAAAATGCCGTCAACCAAAGGAAGTCTTTAA
- the tatB gene encoding Sec-independent protein translocase protein TatB produces the protein MFDIGFLELLMIMIIALIVIGPERMPEVARKLGSFMGKTRRFIESVKQENHVQETINDFKQSVNLEAEKEKLDSLHNDLQESLNVGIEQSKMDDFNLDEFERPFGGSNDNGSSFNRAPSQPQVPGAKSEDNNVTAQSNSDAQNTESRPQAAKEAAKPTSSAPASSSPVTSTASSENTTTPVASDSSKS, from the coding sequence ATGTTTGATATTGGCTTTCTTGAACTTCTTATGATTATGATCATCGCTCTGATCGTCATCGGTCCAGAGCGTATGCCTGAAGTTGCCCGAAAACTGGGAAGTTTTATGGGCAAGACCCGTCGTTTCATCGAATCGGTCAAACAGGAAAATCATGTTCAGGAAACCATTAACGACTTTAAACAGTCGGTCAACCTGGAAGCGGAAAAAGAGAAACTCGACAGTCTGCATAACGACCTTCAAGAAAGCCTGAATGTCGGTATCGAACAATCCAAAATGGATGACTTCAATTTGGATGAGTTCGAACGCCCTTTCGGCGGCAGTAACGACAATGGAAGCTCTTTCAACCGTGCACCGTCACAGCCACAAGTTCCGGGTGCAAAAAGCGAAGATAACAATGTGACCGCGCAGTCAAACAGCGACGCACAGAACACCGAAAGCCGTCCTCAGGCTGCGAAAGAAGCGGCAAAGCCGACTTCCAGCGCACCAGCATCTTCGTCACCGGTAACTTCAACCGCCAGTAGTGAAAATACGACCACGCCAGTGGCTTCTGACTCTAGCAAAAGTTAA
- the hisH gene encoding imidazole glycerol phosphate synthase subunit HisH, with the protein MDQKLVAVVDYGMGNLRSVSKAAEHMADARTKIVVTQDPQVIADADSVIFPGQGAAKACMQALTDTGMVEPVKQAAQEKPFLGICMGLQVLMSHSAENNGVDCLDIIKGDVTQFDLSGHPELKMPHMGWNQIHQTQDHPLWHAIPQDSRFYFVHSFYVSPEDKSTIIGETTHGQTFPSVLSAHNIFAIQAHPEKSAEHGLQLFKNFLEWDGH; encoded by the coding sequence ATGGATCAAAAGTTAGTTGCCGTGGTCGATTACGGCATGGGAAACTTGCGCTCGGTGTCGAAAGCCGCCGAGCATATGGCCGACGCTCGCACTAAAATCGTTGTCACCCAGGATCCTCAAGTTATTGCAGATGCCGACTCGGTAATTTTCCCGGGACAAGGTGCCGCCAAGGCCTGTATGCAAGCTCTGACCGATACCGGCATGGTCGAACCAGTCAAACAAGCCGCTCAGGAAAAGCCTTTTCTGGGAATCTGCATGGGCTTGCAGGTTCTAATGTCACACAGCGCTGAAAACAATGGCGTTGATTGTCTGGATATCATTAAAGGCGACGTTACACAGTTTGATTTAAGCGGTCACCCTGAATTAAAAATGCCGCATATGGGCTGGAATCAGATTCACCAGACTCAAGACCACCCTCTGTGGCATGCCATCCCTCAGGACAGTCGTTTCTATTTTGTACATAGCTTCTATGTTTCTCCTGAAGACAAAAGCACCATTATTGGTGAAACAACGCATGGACAGACCTTTCCGTCGGTATTGAGTGCGCACAATATCTTTGCCATCCAGGCCCACCCGGAAAAAAGCGCCGAGCACGGTCTGCAACTGTTTAAAAATTTCCTTGAGTGGGATGGGCACTAA
- a CDS encoding phosphoribosyl-ATP diphosphatase — MSQKTILQQLDEVLAARKDEAADKSYVASLYAKGTEKILKKIAEESLEVAMAAKDHDNSQSEQDKEHLIYEVTDLWFHSLVLLAHKDISSEAITKELQRRFGLSGHDEKASRDA; from the coding sequence ATGAGTCAGAAAACAATATTACAGCAATTGGATGAAGTGCTTGCGGCGCGCAAGGATGAAGCGGCAGACAAATCCTATGTCGCCAGCCTGTACGCCAAAGGCACCGAAAAGATCCTCAAAAAGATCGCTGAAGAGTCGCTTGAAGTCGCTATGGCCGCGAAAGATCACGACAACAGTCAGAGCGAACAAGATAAAGAACACCTCATTTACGAGGTAACCGATTTGTGGTTTCATAGCCTAGTTCTCTTAGCACATAAAGATATCTCTTCAGAGGCTATTACGAAAGAATTACAACGTCGCTTCGGCTTATCCGGCCACGACGAAAAAGCGAGCCGAGACGCCTAA
- the hisF gene encoding imidazole glycerol phosphate synthase subunit HisF, which produces MSLAKRIIPCLDVDDGRVVKGVQFVDIRDAGDPVEVAKRYDEQGADEITFLDITATAHGRETTVHMVEEVASQVFIPLTVGGGIRKIEDIRTMLNAGADKVAINSAAIYNPEFVKEACDAFGSQCIVLAIDAKKVSLQGEADRWEIFTHGGRKETGIDALEWAERMEAYGAGELLVTSMDKDGTKSGFDLELMQEITSRVKIPVIASGGVGNLQHLVDGVKQGGAEAVLAASIFHFGEFTVQEAKEAMQAQGIEVRL; this is translated from the coding sequence ATGAGTTTAGCTAAACGCATTATTCCCTGCCTGGACGTGGATGACGGCCGAGTCGTAAAAGGGGTGCAGTTTGTCGATATTCGCGACGCCGGAGATCCTGTTGAAGTTGCCAAGCGTTATGACGAACAGGGCGCCGACGAAATCACCTTCCTTGACATTACCGCGACGGCTCACGGCCGCGAGACCACAGTCCATATGGTTGAAGAAGTTGCCAGCCAGGTTTTTATTCCGCTGACGGTGGGCGGAGGCATTCGCAAAATCGAAGACATCCGCACTATGCTGAATGCCGGAGCCGACAAGGTGGCAATCAATTCGGCGGCCATCTACAACCCCGAGTTTGTTAAAGAGGCTTGCGACGCTTTCGGATCACAGTGCATTGTTCTGGCTATCGACGCTAAAAAAGTCAGCCTGCAAGGCGAAGCCGACCGCTGGGAAATCTTCACCCACGGCGGCCGCAAAGAGACCGGAATTGATGCGCTGGAATGGGCCGAGCGCATGGAAGCCTACGGAGCCGGCGAACTGCTGGTTACCTCGATGGATAAAGACGGCACCAAAAGCGGATTTGATCTGGAACTGATGCAGGAAATCACTTCACGAGTCAAAATTCCGGTTATCGCATCCGGCGGTGTCGGCAATCTACAACACTTGGTTGACGGCGTTAAACAAGGCGGTGCCGAAGCGGTATTGGCAGCCAGTATTTTCCACTTCGGCGAATTCACCGTACAGGAAGCCAAAGAAGCTATGCAAGCGCAAGGAATTGAAGTTCGCTTGTAA
- the hisA gene encoding 1-(5-phosphoribosyl)-5-[(5-phosphoribosylamino)methylideneamino]imidazole-4-carboxamide isomerase has product MLLIPAIDLKDGQCVRLRQGVMEDATVFSGDIVAMAERWVSQGARRLHMVDLNGAFDGKPVNDSAVYQVREAYPDLPIQIGGGIRDLETIEAYLKAGVSYCIIGTKAVHNPEFVAEACKAFPGHIMVGLDAKDGMVAINGWAEVTDYEVKALAKQFENDGVEAIIYTDIGRDGMMQGVNIEATQALAQAVNIPIIASGGITNLDDIRNLATIEADGVTGAITGRAIYEGSLNFQEGQSLSDELAPK; this is encoded by the coding sequence ATGTTATTAATTCCTGCAATTGATTTAAAAGACGGCCAGTGCGTACGTTTGCGCCAAGGTGTTATGGAAGACGCAACCGTATTCTCGGGCGATATTGTCGCCATGGCTGAGCGCTGGGTTTCACAAGGCGCACGCCGCCTGCATATGGTCGACCTGAACGGCGCTTTTGACGGCAAACCGGTCAACGATTCGGCGGTTTATCAGGTTCGCGAAGCTTACCCGGATCTGCCGATTCAGATCGGCGGCGGTATTCGCGACCTTGAAACCATTGAAGCCTATCTTAAAGCAGGTGTCAGCTACTGCATCATCGGAACCAAAGCGGTACACAACCCGGAATTTGTTGCTGAAGCGTGTAAAGCCTTCCCGGGCCACATCATGGTCGGACTGGACGCCAAAGACGGCATGGTCGCTATCAACGGCTGGGCCGAAGTGACAGACTACGAAGTGAAAGCCCTCGCCAAACAATTCGAAAACGACGGTGTGGAAGCCATTATCTATACCGACATCGGCCGCGACGGCATGATGCAGGGCGTCAATATCGAAGCGACTCAAGCGTTGGCGCAAGCGGTCAATATTCCAATTATCGCTTCAGGCGGAATTACCAATCTGGACGACATCCGCAACCTTGCAACCATCGAAGCGGACGGCGTTACCGGTGCAATTACCGGGCGCGCCATCTACGAAGGCTCCTTGAATTTCCAGGAAGGCCAATCTCTATCCGATGAACTGGCGCCAAAGTAG
- a CDS encoding zinc metallopeptidase, whose translation MGFLIIAFILLFAITTLPNIWTKYILNKHRTPHPDIPGTGLQFAEHLRDKFHLDIQIEETDQGDHYDPIAKTVRISSANAHSNSLTAITTVAHEIGHALQDRDDYQPLKQRTALVERAAIMQKFAGFALMATPVLIPLMHTPMVGLITFGAGFIAMGVPVIIHLSTLPVEFDASFARALPLLKEGQYLGKKDHRSAKKILFACAMTYVAASLSSLFNLWKWLKALKR comes from the coding sequence ATGGGCTTTTTGATTATCGCTTTTATTCTGCTGTTTGCCATTACCACTCTGCCGAATATCTGGACCAAATACATTCTCAACAAGCATCGTACACCGCACCCGGACATCCCCGGTACGGGCCTGCAATTTGCCGAACACTTGCGGGACAAGTTTCATCTGGACATTCAGATTGAAGAAACCGACCAGGGCGATCACTATGATCCGATCGCTAAAACAGTGCGCATCTCTTCCGCCAACGCACACTCCAACTCCTTGACCGCGATTACCACCGTCGCCCATGAAATCGGTCACGCCCTGCAAGACCGTGACGATTATCAGCCGCTAAAACAAAGAACGGCCCTGGTGGAGAGGGCCGCGATCATGCAGAAATTTGCCGGTTTTGCACTGATGGCGACACCGGTTCTGATTCCGTTAATGCATACGCCGATGGTCGGATTGATTACTTTCGGTGCCGGCTTTATCGCCATGGGGGTTCCGGTCATTATCCATCTGAGTACTTTGCCGGTAGAGTTTGACGCCAGTTTTGCCCGCGCCCTGCCGTTGTTGAAGGAAGGGCAATATCTGGGCAAGAAAGATCACAGAAGCGCCAAGAAAATTCTTTTTGCCTGCGCTATGACTTATGTCGCCGCCTCGCTTTCCAGCCTTTTCAACCTGTGGAAGTGGCTCAAGGCGCTGAAACGTTAA